The Cervus canadensis isolate Bull #8, Minnesota chromosome 29, ASM1932006v1, whole genome shotgun sequence genome includes a window with the following:
- the CCDC90B gene encoding coiled-coil domain-containing protein 90B, mitochondrial isoform X5, with protein sequence MAHLDSIRKDMVILEKSEFANLRAENQKMKIELEQVKQQLINETSRIRADNKLDINLERSRVTDMFTDQEKKLMEATTEFTRNDTKTRGIISETGNKIDTEIASLKTLMESNKLETIRYLAASVFTCLAIALGFYRLWK encoded by the exons ATGGCTCATTTGGACTCCATCAGAAAAGACATGGTCATCCTAGAGAAAAGTGAATTTGCAAATCTGCGAGCAGAGAACCAG aaaatgaaaattgaattaGAACAAGTTAAACAACAACTGATA aatgaaactagtcGAATCAGAGCAGATAACAAATTGGATATCAACCTAGAAAGGAGCAGAGTAACAGATATg TTTACAGatcaagaaaagaaacttatggaaGCAACCACAGAATTTACCAGAAAT GATACCAAAACCAGAGGTATTATTTCAGAGACTGGTAACAAAATTGACACTGAAATTGCTTCTTTAAAAACTCTGATGGAATCCAATAAGCTTGAGACAATTCGTTATCTTGCAG CCTCAGTGTTTACTTGCCTGGCAATAGCATTGGGATTTTATCGACTCTGGAAATAA
- the CCDC90B gene encoding coiled-coil domain-containing protein 90B, mitochondrial isoform X4: protein MLEITVQQLMAHLDSIRKDMVILEKSEFANLRAENQKMKIELEQVKQQLINETSRIRADNKLDINLERSRVTDMFTDQEKKLMEATTEFTRNDTKTRGIISETGNKIDTEIASLKTLMESNKLETIRYLAASVFTCLAIALGFYRLWK, encoded by the exons ATGCTG GAAATAACAGTACAACAGCTAATGGCTCATTTGGACTCCATCAGAAAAGACATGGTCATCCTAGAGAAAAGTGAATTTGCAAATCTGCGAGCAGAGAACCAG aaaatgaaaattgaattaGAACAAGTTAAACAACAACTGATA aatgaaactagtcGAATCAGAGCAGATAACAAATTGGATATCAACCTAGAAAGGAGCAGAGTAACAGATATg TTTACAGatcaagaaaagaaacttatggaaGCAACCACAGAATTTACCAGAAAT GATACCAAAACCAGAGGTATTATTTCAGAGACTGGTAACAAAATTGACACTGAAATTGCTTCTTTAAAAACTCTGATGGAATCCAATAAGCTTGAGACAATTCGTTATCTTGCAG CCTCAGTGTTTACTTGCCTGGCAATAGCATTGGGATTTTATCGACTCTGGAAATAA
- the CCDC90B gene encoding coiled-coil domain-containing protein 90B, mitochondrial isoform X2: MRRVDITPLEQRKLTFDTHALVLDLEAHGFDKAQAETIVSALTTLSNVSLDTIYKEMVTQAQQEITVQQLMAHLDSIRKDMVILEKSEFANLRAENQKMKIELEQVKQQLINETSRIRADNKLDINLERSRVTDMFTDQEKKLMEATTEFTRNDTKTRGIISETGNKIDTEIASLKTLMESNKLETIRYLAASVFTCLAIALGFYRLWK; this comes from the exons ATGAGGCGAGTGGACATAACTCCGTTAGAACAAAGGAAATTAACTTTTGATACACATGCATTGGTTCTGGACTTGGAAGCTCATG GATTTGACAAAGCACAAGCAGAAACAATTGTATCAGCATTAACCACTTTATCAAATGTCAGCCTTGATACTATCTATAAGGAGATGGTCACTCAAGCTCAGCag GAAATAACAGTACAACAGCTAATGGCTCATTTGGACTCCATCAGAAAAGACATGGTCATCCTAGAGAAAAGTGAATTTGCAAATCTGCGAGCAGAGAACCAG aaaatgaaaattgaattaGAACAAGTTAAACAACAACTGATA aatgaaactagtcGAATCAGAGCAGATAACAAATTGGATATCAACCTAGAAAGGAGCAGAGTAACAGATATg TTTACAGatcaagaaaagaaacttatggaaGCAACCACAGAATTTACCAGAAAT GATACCAAAACCAGAGGTATTATTTCAGAGACTGGTAACAAAATTGACACTGAAATTGCTTCTTTAAAAACTCTGATGGAATCCAATAAGCTTGAGACAATTCGTTATCTTGCAG CCTCAGTGTTTACTTGCCTGGCAATAGCATTGGGATTTTATCGACTCTGGAAATAA
- the CCDC90B gene encoding coiled-coil domain-containing protein 90B, mitochondrial isoform X3, protein MTSEEITVQQLMAHLDSIRKDMVILEKSEFANLRAENQKMKIELEQVKQQLINETSRIRADNKLDINLERSRVTDMFTDQEKKLMEATTEFTRNDTKTRGIISETGNKIDTEIASLKTLMESNKLETIRYLAASVFTCLAIALGFYRLWK, encoded by the exons ATGACTTCTGAG GAAATAACAGTACAACAGCTAATGGCTCATTTGGACTCCATCAGAAAAGACATGGTCATCCTAGAGAAAAGTGAATTTGCAAATCTGCGAGCAGAGAACCAG aaaatgaaaattgaattaGAACAAGTTAAACAACAACTGATA aatgaaactagtcGAATCAGAGCAGATAACAAATTGGATATCAACCTAGAAAGGAGCAGAGTAACAGATATg TTTACAGatcaagaaaagaaacttatggaaGCAACCACAGAATTTACCAGAAAT GATACCAAAACCAGAGGTATTATTTCAGAGACTGGTAACAAAATTGACACTGAAATTGCTTCTTTAAAAACTCTGATGGAATCCAATAAGCTTGAGACAATTCGTTATCTTGCAG CCTCAGTGTTTACTTGCCTGGCAATAGCATTGGGATTTTATCGACTCTGGAAATAA
- the CCDC90B gene encoding coiled-coil domain-containing protein 90B, mitochondrial isoform X1: MWGRWVRPLLRCEGGGGRRVSSPCGRFSPALRRDFFTTTTKEGYDMRRVDITPLEQRKLTFDTHALVLDLEAHGFDKAQAETIVSALTTLSNVSLDTIYKEMVTQAQQEITVQQLMAHLDSIRKDMVILEKSEFANLRAENQKMKIELEQVKQQLINETSRIRADNKLDINLERSRVTDMFTDQEKKLMEATTEFTRNDTKTRGIISETGNKIDTEIASLKTLMESNKLETIRYLAASVFTCLAIALGFYRLWK, from the exons ATGTGGGGCCGCTGGGTTCGGCCGCTCTTGCGTTGTGAAGGCGGCGGGGGCCGCCGAGTTTCGAGCCCCTGTGGGCGTTTTTCGCCGGCCCTGCGGAGAG ATTTCTTCACCACCACAACCAAGGAAGGATATGATATGAGGCGAGTGGACATAACTCCGTTAGAACAAAGGAAATTAACTTTTGATACACATGCATTGGTTCTGGACTTGGAAGCTCATG GATTTGACAAAGCACAAGCAGAAACAATTGTATCAGCATTAACCACTTTATCAAATGTCAGCCTTGATACTATCTATAAGGAGATGGTCACTCAAGCTCAGCag GAAATAACAGTACAACAGCTAATGGCTCATTTGGACTCCATCAGAAAAGACATGGTCATCCTAGAGAAAAGTGAATTTGCAAATCTGCGAGCAGAGAACCAG aaaatgaaaattgaattaGAACAAGTTAAACAACAACTGATA aatgaaactagtcGAATCAGAGCAGATAACAAATTGGATATCAACCTAGAAAGGAGCAGAGTAACAGATATg TTTACAGatcaagaaaagaaacttatggaaGCAACCACAGAATTTACCAGAAAT GATACCAAAACCAGAGGTATTATTTCAGAGACTGGTAACAAAATTGACACTGAAATTGCTTCTTTAAAAACTCTGATGGAATCCAATAAGCTTGAGACAATTCGTTATCTTGCAG CCTCAGTGTTTACTTGCCTGGCAATAGCATTGGGATTTTATCGACTCTGGAAATAA